A genomic segment from Bufo bufo chromosome 8, aBufBuf1.1, whole genome shotgun sequence encodes:
- the LOC120977394 gene encoding deoxyribonuclease-1-like: protein MKSVILVALVACFLQAGFSLKIASFNIERFAVGKVDDPTVLSLLIQILRRYELIAVQEVMSKDNTAIIRLVQELNAATGLHYNLLISDHLGRSTYREKYVYIYREDILKPTEWYHYDDGCENCGTDVFIREPFVARFSSLTTELKDFALVSIHTSPDYAVREVDGLYDAWEDAKQRLLLEDILILGDYNAGCSYVKSSHWPNIRLRQESSLRWLIGDTEDSTVSTNTHCPYDRLVVGGARFQDTVIPGTAKAFNYHVAYGLTYEMAKAVSDHYPVEMEIRDDSLYNNQKLPISGSIGISGGLSLNGVCDCVGVDFTSCVGRCGANSSSYPCNCNASCNSSNKCCADYGASCKV, encoded by the exons ATGAAGTCCGTGATCCTGGTGGCCTTGGTGGCCTGCTTTCTCCAGGCGGGTTTCTCCCTTAAAATCGCCTCCTTTAACATCGAGAGGTTTGCAGTTGGCAAGGTTGATGACCCCACCGTCCTAAGCCTCCTCATCCAG ATCCTCAGAAGATATGAACTCATCGCTGTTCAGGAGGTCATGAGTAAAGACAACACGGCCATCATAAGACTTGTCCAGGAGCTGAACGC GGCCACAGGTCTACACTACAACCTGCTGATTTCTGACCATCTGGGCCGTAGCACGTACCGGGagaaatatgtgtatatatatag AGAGGACATCCTGAAGCCAACAGAATGGTATCACTACGACGACGGCTGTGAAAACTGCGGCACGGACGTCTTCATCCGTGAACCCTTTGTTGCCCGTTTTTCATCACTTACCACAG AGCTGAAGGACTTTGCCCTGGTCTCCATTCACACCAGCCCAGATTATGCAGTGCGGGAGGTGGATGGTCTCTATGACGCGTGGGAAGACGCCAAGCAACGCCTACTTCTGGAG GACATCCTCATCCTTGGAGATTACAATGCAGGCTGCAGTTATGTGAAGAGTTCCCATTGGCCAAATATTCGACTCCGTCAGGAATCCAGCCTTCGGTGGTTGATCGGAGATACTGAAGACTCTACTGTGAGCACCAACACTCACTGTCCATACGATAG GCTGGTGGTTGGTGGAGCTCGTTTTCAGGACACAGTCATTCCAGGCACGGCTAAAGCTTTCAACTACCACGTAGCATACGGTCTTACATATGAAATG GCCAAGGCCGTCTCGGATCACTACCCCGTGGAGATGGAGATACGCGATGATT CTTTGTACAACAATCAGAAGTTACCGATCAGCGGCAGTattggtataagtggaggcctgtcCCTAAATGGCGTCTGCGACTGTGTGGGGGTGGATTTCACATCCTGTGTGGGGCGCTGTGGTGCCAATTCAAGTAGCTACCCATGTAACTGTAATGCTTCCTGCAACAGCAGTAACAAGTGCTGTGCGGACTATGGGGCGTCTTGTAAAGTGTGA